A section of the Rhizobium sp. SSA_523 genome encodes:
- a CDS encoding glycoside hydrolase family 43 protein, whose protein sequence is MIRNPILPGFNPDPSICRVDEDYYIATSTFEWYPGVQIHHSRDLVNWTLVRRPLERASQLDMRGNPDSCGIWAPCLSFSDSLFWLVYTDVKRFDGSFKDAHNYIVTAPSIEAEWSEPIYVNSSGFDPSLFHDDDGRKWFLNMQWNHRTESYGGAPRHPAFDGILLQEWDAGTQRLVGPVRNIFAGSPLGLVEGPHLFKRKGYYYLTTAEGGTGYDHAVTMARSRDIVGPYELHPNIYLITSKDDPQAKLQRAGHGQYVETPEGRPYHTHLCGRPLPPHRRCTLGRETALQECAWHDDDWLYLAGGGMVPQVEVEAPGTANLPEPPGPVDYRFDACRLPSDFQWLRTPEPDRIFSLQQRPGHLRLIGRESIGSWFEQSLVARRQEHHRFRAETTLDFEPATYQQAAGLTHYYNRHKLHALMVSIHEKLGRVLTIFSCPGDFPHARLQFPIESGIALPEGPVHLALEVHDNELQFFWRHREDLPWQAIGPVLDAGVISDEGGRGEHGSFTGAFVGMVAFDITGGGCPADFAHFAYRPL, encoded by the coding sequence ATGATCAGAAATCCCATCCTGCCGGGCTTCAACCCGGACCCGTCCATCTGCCGTGTCGACGAGGACTACTATATCGCGACCTCCACCTTCGAATGGTATCCCGGCGTGCAGATCCATCACTCGCGCGATCTGGTGAACTGGACGCTCGTGCGCCGGCCGCTGGAACGCGCCAGCCAGCTCGACATGCGCGGCAATCCGGACAGTTGCGGCATCTGGGCGCCGTGCCTTTCCTTTTCGGACAGCCTGTTCTGGCTGGTCTATACGGACGTCAAACGTTTCGACGGCAGCTTCAAGGATGCGCATAATTACATCGTCACCGCCCCCAGCATCGAGGCGGAATGGTCGGAGCCGATCTATGTCAATTCGTCCGGCTTCGATCCGTCGCTGTTTCATGACGATGACGGGCGCAAATGGTTCCTGAACATGCAGTGGAACCACCGCACCGAAAGCTATGGCGGCGCGCCCAGGCATCCCGCCTTCGACGGGATCCTGCTGCAGGAATGGGATGCGGGGACGCAGCGGCTCGTCGGCCCTGTCCGCAATATCTTTGCCGGCAGCCCTCTGGGCCTGGTGGAGGGACCGCATCTCTTCAAGCGCAAGGGTTACTATTATCTGACAACAGCCGAAGGCGGCACGGGCTATGACCACGCCGTGACCATGGCGCGGTCGCGCGACATCGTCGGGCCCTACGAGTTGCATCCCAATATCTATCTCATCACATCCAAGGACGATCCGCAGGCGAAACTGCAGCGGGCCGGACATGGCCAATATGTGGAAACACCGGAAGGACGGCCTTACCACACGCATCTGTGCGGCCGGCCGCTCCCGCCGCATCGGCGCTGCACGCTCGGCCGGGAGACGGCGTTGCAGGAATGCGCCTGGCATGACGACGATTGGCTGTATCTTGCCGGCGGCGGCATGGTTCCGCAGGTGGAGGTTGAGGCGCCGGGGACCGCAAACCTGCCGGAGCCGCCGGGACCTGTCGATTATCGCTTCGATGCCTGTCGCCTGCCGTCCGATTTCCAATGGCTGCGCACGCCGGAGCCCGATCGGATCTTTTCGCTTCAGCAACGTCCGGGGCATTTGCGCCTCATCGGACGCGAGAGCATTGGCTCCTGGTTCGAGCAGTCGCTGGTGGCACGCCGGCAGGAGCATCATCGCTTTCGTGCGGAAACCACGCTGGACTTCGAGCCCGCCACCTATCAGCAGGCCGCTGGTCTTACCCATTATTACAACCGGCACAAACTCCATGCGCTGATGGTCAGCATTCACGAAAAGCTCGGCCGGGTCTTGACCATCTTCTCCTGCCCCGGCGATTTCCCGCATGCCCGCCTGCAATTCCCGATCGAGAGCGGGATTGCGCTTCCGGAGGGGCCGGTCCATCTGGCGCTCGAAGTGCATGATAATGAGCTGCAGTTCTTCTGGCGCCATCGCGAGGATCTGCCGTGGCAGGCCATTGGTCCTGTCCTGGACGCCGGCGTCATCTCCGATGAAGGGGGGCGTGGAGAGCATGGATCCTTCACCGGTGCCTTTGTCGGCATGGTGGCCTTCGACATCACCGGGGGCGGATGCCCGGCGGATTTCGCGCATTTCGCCTATCGGCCGCTGTGA
- a CDS encoding TetR/AcrR family transcriptional regulator, translated as MGKKRDETMAENRMRLLSAARRAFAAHGFSAASMDELTAEAGLTRGALYHNFGDKKGLFAAVVAEVDGEMAARAKKAGARGEDDWSALMLETDAYIEMALDPEVQRIVLLDGPAFLGDPSQWPSQNACLQETREKIASLVSARILKPVDVDAAARLLSGAALNAALWVAASDDPRAALPKATETFRLLAAGLLADRASD; from the coding sequence ATGGGCAAGAAGCGCGACGAGACGATGGCGGAAAACCGGATGCGCCTGCTCTCGGCAGCCCGCCGGGCCTTTGCGGCTCACGGGTTTTCCGCAGCGTCGATGGATGAGTTGACCGCCGAGGCGGGCCTCACCCGCGGGGCCCTCTATCACAATTTTGGCGATAAGAAGGGTCTGTTTGCCGCCGTCGTTGCCGAGGTCGACGGTGAGATGGCGGCGCGTGCGAAAAAGGCGGGTGCGCGTGGCGAGGATGACTGGAGCGCGCTGATGCTCGAAACCGATGCCTATATTGAAATGGCGCTCGATCCGGAGGTGCAGCGGATCGTTCTGCTCGACGGACCGGCCTTTCTCGGCGATCCCTCGCAATGGCCGAGCCAGAATGCCTGCCTGCAGGAGACCAGGGAGAAGATCGCCAGCCTCGTCTCCGCCCGGATCCTGAAACCGGTGGACGTGGATGCGGCGGCGCGTTTGCTGAGCGGTGCAGCGCTGAATGCTGCTTTATGGGTCGCAGCGAGCGATGATCCACGCGCAGCCTTGCCGAAGGCGACCGAAACCTTCCGGCTGCTGGCGGCTGGTCTGCTGGCCGACCGCGCTTCAGATTGA
- a CDS encoding RidA family protein — protein MTNRQAIFPKGRSALYEQHEYSAAIRSGDLLFVSGQVGSRADGSPEPEFEAQMRLAFANLEATLAAAGCSFDDIVDVTSFHTDPERQFETFLKVKSEVFPKAPYPNWTAIGVNWLAGFDFEIKVIARVPNTAT, from the coding sequence ATGACAAACCGTCAAGCCATCTTCCCGAAGGGGCGCAGTGCCCTTTATGAACAGCATGAATATTCGGCTGCAATCCGCTCCGGCGATCTGCTTTTCGTGTCTGGCCAGGTCGGCAGCCGCGCGGACGGCTCACCCGAGCCGGAATTCGAGGCCCAGATGCGCCTTGCCTTTGCCAATCTGGAGGCGACGCTGGCCGCCGCCGGATGCTCATTCGATGATATTGTGGATGTTACCTCGTTCCACACCGACCCTGAGCGGCAGTTCGAGACATTCCTCAAGGTCAAAAGCGAGGTCTTTCCGAAGGCTCCCTATCCGAACTGGACGGCTATCGGCGTAAACTGGCTGGCCGGCTTCGATTTCGAGATCAAGGTGATCGCCAGGGTGCCGAACACAGCCACCTGA
- the guaA gene encoding glutamine-hydrolyzing GMP synthase: MTQETLPAAQHDRLLIIDFGSQVTQLIARRLRELNVYCEIHPYQNVTDAFLAEFKPKAVIFSGGPDSVTRPGSPRPPQSVYALGVPILGICYGQQVMMQDLGGQVDGGKISGGGGTAEFGRAFVTPSDKTLPFLDGWFTDGREQVWMSHGDHVSRIAPGFDVYGTSPNAPFAITADAERRFFAVQFHPEVHHTPHGKTLYENFVRMAGFKGDWTMGAYRAEAIAKIRAQVGDKRVICGLSGGVDSSVAAVLIHEAIGEQLTCVFVDHGLLRQGEAEEVVTMFRDHYNIPLIHADEQDLFLDALEGVSDPEVKRKTIGRLFIDVFQKHANTIDGAEFLAQGTLYPDVIESVSFSGGPSVTIKSHHNVGGLPDKMGLKLVEPLRELFKDEVRALGRELGLPATFIGRHPFPGPGLAIRCPGEITREKLAILRKADAVYIDQIRKHGLYDEIWQAFVAILPVRTVGVMGDGRTYDFACALRAVTSVDGMTADYYPFTHDFLGETATRIINEVEGINRVTYDITSKPPGTIEWE, encoded by the coding sequence ATGACCCAAGAAACACTCCCGGCAGCCCAGCACGACCGCCTTCTCATCATCGACTTCGGCTCTCAGGTGACCCAGCTCATCGCCCGGCGCCTGCGAGAGTTGAATGTCTATTGCGAGATCCATCCCTATCAGAACGTGACCGATGCCTTTCTGGCAGAGTTCAAGCCGAAAGCCGTGATCTTCTCCGGCGGTCCGGATTCGGTCACGCGTCCCGGCTCGCCGCGTCCGCCGCAATCCGTCTATGCGCTGGGGGTTCCAATCCTCGGCATCTGCTATGGCCAGCAGGTGATGATGCAGGATCTTGGCGGCCAGGTGGATGGCGGCAAGATTTCCGGTGGCGGCGGCACGGCGGAATTCGGCCGTGCTTTCGTGACACCCTCGGATAAAACGCTGCCTTTCCTGGATGGCTGGTTCACGGACGGCCGCGAACAGGTCTGGATGAGCCATGGCGATCATGTCAGCCGGATCGCGCCGGGTTTCGATGTCTACGGGACATCGCCCAACGCGCCTTTCGCCATTACCGCCGATGCCGAACGTCGCTTCTTCGCGGTGCAGTTCCATCCTGAAGTGCATCACACGCCGCATGGCAAGACGCTTTACGAGAACTTCGTGCGCATGGCCGGCTTCAAGGGCGACTGGACCATGGGCGCCTATCGTGCCGAGGCGATCGCGAAAATTCGCGCCCAGGTGGGCGATAAGCGGGTCATCTGCGGCCTTTCCGGCGGTGTCGACAGCTCGGTGGCCGCCGTTCTCATTCATGAAGCGATCGGCGAACAGCTGACCTGCGTCTTCGTCGATCACGGGCTGCTGCGTCAGGGAGAAGCGGAGGAAGTGGTCACCATGTTCCGTGACCACTATAACATCCCGCTCATCCATGCCGACGAGCAGGACCTGTTCCTCGACGCGCTGGAGGGCGTGAGCGACCCGGAAGTCAAGCGCAAGACGATCGGCAGGCTGTTCATCGACGTGTTCCAGAAACATGCCAACACGATTGACGGCGCCGAATTTCTGGCCCAGGGGACGCTTTATCCCGACGTGATCGAAAGCGTGTCCTTCTCCGGTGGTCCTTCGGTGACGATCAAGAGCCATCACAATGTCGGCGGCCTGCCGGACAAGATGGGCTTGAAGCTGGTGGAGCCGTTGCGGGAATTGTTCAAGGACGAGGTGCGTGCGCTCGGCCGCGAACTCGGCCTACCCGCCACATTCATTGGCCGTCATCCTTTCCCCGGCCCCGGCCTGGCGATCCGCTGCCCGGGCGAGATCACGCGGGAGAAGCTTGCAATCCTGCGCAAGGCCGATGCGGTCTATATCGACCAGATCCGCAAGCACGGCCTTTATGACGAGATCTGGCAGGCTTTCGTGGCGATCCTGCCGGTTCGCACGGTCGGCGTGATGGGCGATGGCCGCACCTATGATTTTGCCTGTGCGCTCCGCGCCGTCACATCGGTCGACGGCATGACTGCCGATTATTATCCCTTCACCCATGATTTCCTGGGCGAAACGGCAACGCGCATCATCAATGAGGTCGAAGGCATCAACCGGGTGACCTACGACATCACGTCCAAGCCGCCCGGCACCATCGAGTGGGAATGA
- a CDS encoding 5'-methylthioadenosine/S-adenosylhomocysteine nucleosidase (Enables the cleavage of the glycosidic bond in both 5'-methylthioadenosine and S-adenosylhomocysteine), translating into MSFGLEQVAGKTLLFVMAAEAEYGVHLRRRFTPLMTGVGPVEAAVSLTRALARLDADQTLPDLVVSLGSAGSRRLEQAAVYQVSAISYRDMDASPLGFEKGRTPFLDHPAVVALPHRIPGIGTATLSTGANIVSGEAYDAIDADLVDMETFAIWRACEGFRLPLIGLRGVSDGKAALRHIGDWTAYLHIIDERLAEATDRLGNALLSGDLRL; encoded by the coding sequence ATGAGCTTCGGGCTTGAACAGGTCGCGGGGAAGACCCTGCTTTTCGTCATGGCTGCGGAAGCCGAATACGGGGTGCACCTGCGTCGCCGCTTTACACCCTTGATGACCGGCGTCGGTCCGGTGGAAGCGGCCGTCTCGCTCACCCGCGCTCTGGCACGGCTCGACGCCGATCAAACGCTTCCGGATCTTGTCGTCAGTCTCGGCTCGGCCGGCTCGCGGCGGCTGGAGCAGGCCGCGGTCTACCAGGTCTCGGCAATCTCCTATCGCGACATGGATGCCTCGCCGCTCGGCTTCGAAAAGGGGCGCACGCCCTTTCTGGATCATCCCGCCGTGGTTGCCCTGCCGCATCGCATCCCCGGCATCGGCACCGCCACCCTGTCGACCGGCGCGAACATCGTCTCCGGCGAGGCCTATGACGCGATCGATGCCGATCTCGTCGATATGGAAACCTTTGCCATCTGGCGCGCCTGCGAAGGCTTCCGCCTTCCGCTGATCGGCCTGCGCGGCGTCTCCGACGGCAAGGCGGCGCTGCGTCACATCGGCGACTGGACCGCCTATCTCCACATCATCGATGAACGGCTGGCGGAGGCCACCGACCGGCTCGGCAATGCCCTTCTCAGCGGCGATTTGCGCCTCTGA
- a CDS encoding PaaI family thioesterase, protein MDAIDAGDFRERVRRSFDRQAAMRTIGAELMRVEQAMVEIEMPFDAKLTQQHGFLHAGIISAALDSACGYAAYTVIAPEASILTIEFKINLLSPGRGERFLFRGEITKPGSTIIVADGRAYALSDGPAKLIASMTGSMMVIRGREDVTG, encoded by the coding sequence ATGGATGCGATTGATGCAGGTGATTTCCGCGAGCGGGTAAGGCGCAGTTTCGACCGTCAGGCGGCCATGCGCACCATTGGCGCCGAGCTGATGCGGGTCGAGCAGGCCATGGTCGAAATCGAAATGCCCTTCGATGCGAAGTTGACCCAGCAGCACGGTTTTTTGCATGCCGGCATCATTTCGGCAGCGCTTGATAGCGCATGCGGCTATGCCGCCTATACCGTGATCGCGCCGGAGGCGTCCATCCTTACCATCGAGTTCAAGATCAACCTTCTTTCGCCCGGCCGCGGCGAACGTTTCCTGTTTCGCGGCGAGATCACCAAGCCGGGCTCCACCATCATCGTCGCCGACGGGCGGGCCTATGCGTTGAGCGATGGACCGGCGAAGCTGATCGCATCCATGACCGGCAGCATGATGGTCATCCGTGGCCGAGAGGATGTCACCGGATGA
- a CDS encoding TspO/MBR family protein yields MKKILIYLLFVVVVVGLGALIGVANVPGDWYQSLNKPFFNPPNWIFGPVWTTLYVLIGLSGARTWLRAAGSANMQLWFGQMALNFLWSPAFFGAESTILGLIVIIPLLLSIIAFIRMSWAPDRLSALLFLPYLAWVAFATLLNLSLFLLN; encoded by the coding sequence ATGAAGAAGATCCTGATCTATCTGCTGTTCGTCGTGGTGGTTGTCGGTCTCGGCGCCCTCATCGGTGTCGCCAATGTTCCCGGCGACTGGTACCAGTCGCTCAACAAGCCCTTCTTCAATCCGCCCAACTGGATTTTCGGCCCGGTCTGGACAACCCTCTATGTCCTGATCGGCCTTTCGGGAGCCCGCACCTGGCTGCGGGCGGCGGGATCGGCCAATATGCAGCTCTGGTTCGGCCAGATGGCGCTGAACTTTCTGTGGAGCCCCGCCTTTTTCGGTGCCGAAAGCACCATTCTCGGCCTGATCGTCATCATCCCGCTGCTCCTCTCCATCATTGCCTTCATCCGCATGAGCTGGGCGCCGGATCGACTAAGCGCGCTACTCTTCCTGCCCTATCTGGCCTGGGTAGCCTTTGCGACGCTTCTCAATCTCTCGCTCTTCCTTTTGAACTGA
- a CDS encoding DUF1513 domain-containing protein yields the protein MKSSLIDRRSFAKAAGLGFLATLLPRQLQALERAEAVYAAGFRAPNGEFGLATVSVRGEVIDRIDLPSRAHGLAYCRTTGRGVAFARRPGTFAMIFDPAGQAEPVVIHAPEGRHFYGHGHFSPDGRILYASENDFDARRGVIGLYDATNGFQRIGEFDACGMGTHDMIASDDGTLLIIANGGIETHPDFGRTKLNLDRMEPSLAILDARDGSLVQRHTLPTGLSRLSTRHLALDASNRVWFACQWEGARNALPPLAGFFAPGEDLTFLDLPQETTQRLANYVGAIAINREEKLVGLTSPIGGAAVIIDAASGRVLAEEAIPEAAGVAASPTGLAVSSYTGRLCQTQSDLAFDQHLIRIG from the coding sequence ATGAAGAGCAGCCTGATCGATAGACGCAGCTTCGCCAAGGCCGCCGGCCTCGGCTTCCTTGCAACGCTCCTGCCACGGCAGTTGCAGGCGCTCGAGCGGGCGGAGGCCGTCTATGCCGCCGGCTTTCGCGCGCCAAACGGCGAGTTCGGCCTGGCCACCGTCAGCGTGCGTGGCGAGGTGATCGACCGCATCGACCTTCCGTCCCGCGCCCATGGGCTTGCCTATTGCCGGACCACCGGCCGCGGCGTGGCATTTGCCCGTCGGCCCGGCACATTTGCGATGATCTTCGATCCGGCAGGACAGGCCGAGCCCGTTGTCATTCATGCGCCGGAGGGCCGCCATTTCTACGGTCATGGCCATTTCTCGCCCGATGGCCGAATCCTCTATGCCAGCGAGAATGATTTCGACGCCCGGCGCGGCGTCATCGGCCTTTACGATGCGACAAATGGATTTCAGCGGATCGGTGAGTTCGATGCCTGCGGCATGGGCACGCATGACATGATCGCCTCCGACGACGGCACGCTTCTCATCATCGCCAATGGCGGGATCGAGACGCATCCCGATTTCGGCCGCACCAAGCTCAATCTCGACCGCATGGAACCGAGCCTGGCCATTCTCGATGCGCGCGACGGCAGCCTCGTCCAGCGCCACACGCTGCCGACGGGTCTCAGCCGGCTCTCCACGCGCCATCTGGCACTCGACGCCAGCAATCGCGTCTGGTTTGCCTGCCAGTGGGAGGGCGCTCGCAATGCGCTTCCGCCGCTGGCGGGGTTCTTCGCGCCCGGGGAGGACCTGACCTTCCTGGACCTGCCGCAGGAGACCACGCAGCGGCTGGCAAATTATGTCGGCGCAATTGCGATCAATCGGGAGGAGAAACTGGTGGGGCTGACCTCGCCCATCGGCGGGGCGGCGGTCATCATCGATGCCGCAAGCGGGCGGGTGCTTGCCGAAGAGGCCATCCCGGAGGCCGCGGGCGTGGCTGCGTCTCCAACCGGCCTCGCCGTCTCCTCCTATACCGGCCGCCTGTGCCAGACGCAGTCGGACCTGGCCTTCGACCAGCACCTCATCCGGATCGGCTGA
- a CDS encoding imelysin family protein, protein MMRKLASALVLTALSTLFGPASPQAQDANLSPPKPITLDETRRLMDKVVDEVIRPGYRSFSTSSSRLTDAMRQLCAEPSAETLAAGRAAFEAAALDWGHIEIVRIGPVIEDNRFERVLFYPDRKSTGLRQVQGLLTTPDEDATSPVQLARKSVAMQGLGALEFVLHGTGSDALVDEVDGFRCRYGLAVAGSIQRVATELSQIWDDPAGIQKDWKEPGADSRVFRTPGEAVTAVLGLLVHSAEAARDQRIETFYKGEDNSTFPKQALFWRSGLTFKMLAANLEGIRTLLDRSEIRDLLNDDQQSIVASIQFVLRSLIRVARDMEPDVEVAVSDPLQRQKLDFLLLNSRDLILRLNDQLGSGLGLGAGFSFSDGD, encoded by the coding sequence ATGATGCGCAAGCTTGCCTCCGCTTTGGTGCTGACAGCCCTTTCCACCCTTTTTGGTCCGGCGAGCCCGCAGGCCCAGGATGCCAATCTCTCGCCGCCCAAGCCCATTACCCTGGACGAGACCAGACGCCTGATGGACAAGGTCGTGGATGAGGTCATCCGCCCCGGCTATCGCAGCTTTTCCACCTCAAGCAGCCGGCTCACCGATGCCATGCGCCAATTATGCGCGGAGCCTTCCGCCGAAACGCTTGCGGCCGGCCGCGCAGCCTTCGAAGCCGCGGCGCTGGACTGGGGCCATATCGAGATCGTCCGCATTGGACCCGTCATCGAGGACAACCGGTTCGAGCGCGTCCTGTTCTACCCGGATCGCAAGAGCACCGGGCTGCGACAGGTGCAGGGCCTGCTGACGACGCCGGATGAGGATGCCACCTCGCCGGTGCAACTGGCACGCAAGAGCGTCGCGATGCAGGGGCTCGGCGCTCTCGAATTCGTGCTCCACGGCACCGGGTCGGACGCGCTGGTCGACGAGGTCGATGGTTTCAGGTGCCGCTACGGCCTGGCGGTTGCCGGAAGCATTCAGAGAGTGGCGACCGAACTCTCCCAGATCTGGGACGATCCGGCAGGCATTCAGAAGGATTGGAAGGAGCCGGGAGCCGACAGCCGGGTGTTCCGCACGCCCGGCGAAGCGGTGACCGCGGTTCTTGGTCTTCTCGTGCATTCGGCGGAAGCCGCGCGTGACCAGCGCATCGAGACCTTCTACAAGGGGGAAGACAATTCCACCTTTCCCAAGCAGGCGCTCTTCTGGCGCTCCGGCCTGACCTTCAAGATGCTGGCCGCCAATCTGGAGGGGATCCGCACGCTTCTGGACAGATCCGAGATCCGCGATCTTCTCAACGACGACCAGCAATCCATCGTGGCCTCCATCCAGTTCGTGTTGCGCTCGCTGATCCGGGTCGCCAGAGACATGGAGCCGGATGTCGAGGTGGCCGTCAGCGACCCCCTCCAGCGCCAGAAGCTGGATTTCCTCCTGCTGAACAGCCGGGACCTGATCCTGCGGCTGAACGACCAGTTGGGAAGCGGGTTGGGGCTCGGTGCCGGATTTTCCTTCTCCGACGGCGATTGA
- a CDS encoding di-heme oxidoredictase family protein → MRTHPLAMLLLCALAGAGLLVPALGGETLPLRRSDLPEHDRARVAAVTRPTQDFTKPEAFEAMSGGAATSTAAANGNAFSHFSANLSFAEEERFKLGNALFTKLWVAAPSSTQASDGLGPLYNARACQSCHIMDGRGHPPEGGKDRISMFLRLARPARTPDEQASLSRHEVLNFPDATYGEQLQDLAVPGLAAEGEMVITYAEVPVVLADGTTLSLRKPDYRVAELAYGPLEPDTTLSPRIAPPMLGMGLIEAIAEADILALADPDDRNGDGISGRAALTRDHRTGDLALGRFGFKAQNASVRDQVAAAFSGDMGLSTPDRPDPYGDCSKTEHDCRSLANGVQERLGDSEAPDTVMDLVTFYSKNLAVPARRNVSEPHVLAGKNLFYSLGCASCHVPKFVTRRDADDQAQSFQLIWPYSDFLLHDMGQGLADGQSVGSANGQEWRTPPLWGIGLTSHGNGHTFFLHDGRARNLTEAVLWHGGEAEAARNAFAASPPEDRAALMAFLESL, encoded by the coding sequence ATGCGAACTCATCCGCTTGCCATGCTCCTCCTCTGCGCCCTGGCCGGTGCCGGTCTGCTTGTGCCGGCCCTGGGCGGTGAGACGCTCCCCCTGCGACGGAGCGATCTGCCGGAACACGACCGCGCTCGCGTTGCGGCGGTGACGCGGCCGACGCAGGATTTCACCAAGCCGGAAGCCTTCGAGGCCATGTCCGGCGGCGCCGCCACATCCACCGCGGCAGCCAATGGCAATGCCTTTTCCCATTTCTCCGCCAATCTGAGTTTCGCGGAGGAGGAGCGGTTCAAGCTCGGCAACGCGCTGTTCACCAAGCTCTGGGTGGCCGCGCCCTCTTCCACGCAGGCCTCCGACGGGCTCGGCCCCCTCTACAATGCGCGCGCCTGCCAGAGCTGCCATATCATGGATGGGCGCGGCCATCCGCCCGAAGGCGGTAAAGACAGGATATCGATGTTTCTGAGGCTTGCCCGCCCGGCGCGCACGCCCGACGAACAGGCAAGCCTGTCCCGCCACGAGGTCCTGAATTTCCCCGATGCCACCTACGGCGAGCAATTGCAGGATCTCGCAGTGCCAGGCCTCGCCGCCGAAGGTGAGATGGTGATCACCTATGCCGAGGTCCCGGTCGTCCTGGCGGACGGCACCACTTTGTCGCTGCGCAAGCCGGACTACCGCGTGGCTGAGCTTGCCTATGGGCCGCTGGAGCCGGATACGACCCTATCGCCGCGGATAGCGCCGCCCATGCTTGGCATGGGGCTGATCGAGGCCATAGCGGAGGCGGATATTCTGGCCCTGGCCGATCCGGATGACCGCAATGGCGACGGCATTTCCGGCCGCGCCGCCCTCACCCGGGACCATCGAACCGGAGACCTGGCGCTTGGCCGCTTCGGCTTCAAGGCGCAGAACGCCTCCGTGCGCGATCAGGTCGCGGCGGCCTTTTCCGGCGATATGGGCCTCTCGACGCCCGATCGGCCCGACCCCTATGGTGACTGCAGCAAGACCGAGCATGATTGCCGTTCACTGGCAAATGGTGTCCAGGAGAGGCTCGGAGACAGCGAGGCGCCCGACACTGTCATGGATCTGGTCACCTTCTACTCGAAGAACCTTGCGGTGCCGGCCCGCCGCAATGTTTCGGAGCCTCACGTGCTTGCCGGCAAAAACCTGTTCTACTCTCTCGGTTGCGCCAGCTGCCATGTGCCTAAATTCGTCACGCGGCGCGATGCGGACGATCAGGCGCAGTCCTTCCAGCTGATCTGGCCCTATTCCGATTTTCTGCTGCACGACATGGGCCAAGGTCTGGCAGATGGCCAGTCAGTCGGGAGTGCCAATGGCCAGGAGTGGCGCACGCCGCCGCTCTGGGGTATAGGCCTGACCAGCCATGGCAATGGTCACACGTTCTTCCTGCATGATGGGCGGGCCCGCAACCTCACCGAAGCCGTTCTGTGGCACGGTGGGGAGGCCGAGGCGGCCCGCAATGCCTTCGCCGCATCGCCGCCGGAGGACCGCGCGGCGTTGATGGCCTTTCTGGAGTCTCTATGA